One genomic window of Quercus lobata isolate SW786 chromosome 9, ValleyOak3.0 Primary Assembly, whole genome shotgun sequence includes the following:
- the LOC115961772 gene encoding receptor-like protein EIX2: protein MHVRVLLAPEIFDGTSKEDDFVPYRLVPLAFSIPVVVGDANNIRCLEGERQALLEFKKGLVDDYGKLSSWRSEDEHKNCCNWEGVHCDNQTGHVLELEVHDLRGMISPSILELPYLTSLDLSGNDFNQSHIPKFICSLSNLTYLDLSLANLNGSFPDQLGNLSHLQQLYLNRNDLKINENLEWLSHLSSLEYLDLSHTNLRAANDWLEVESSPKFKKLGLVDIIPKFLGDICSLRELYLSNITLKGQLVDLLNNLPGCAKDSLEILSLPSNQISGLWPNNFGILFPLLKEINLRHNNISGTVPKTIGNLYNLNYLAVTSNCLRGVISEAFFSNLSKLKYLDLSKNSLTLEFSSQWVPTFQLNFIILCSFKLGPRFPNWIQTQTKIIMLDISDAQISDTIPAEWFTDLPPTLAYLNLSCNQIYGRLPNMLTKFVNDGLAIDLSANQIRGQLPLFPTKVMMLNLSKNRFSGTISSLCKISSGFLSYLDLSENRLSGQLPNCFMHWRKLLETLSLSNNSFYGDLPLPMKNCSSLSFVDLGNNRFFGQVPAWIGESLPLLNILILHSNNLNGSIPLHMCWLKDLHILDLSLNDISGTIPQCLNNFTAMTQIGNSSSDIFHRYYFKFVDNMYTNITFYYEREFVDNARLMLKRREYKYDKILGLLKIIDLSSNKLIGKLPDEISSLLQLVGLNVSRNKLVGEIPQTIGQMKQLQSLDLSRNQFSSKIPSSMSELNFLSDIDLSYNNLSGKIPTSTQLQSFKASDFIGNPTLCGPPLIQKCPGEEVPNQSHQAHYGNKDDEDEFGKWFYVGTGFGFAISFWGVCGSLLLNRSWRHAYFLLLDNMKNWLYVTTAVNIARLRRNFQRQ from the exons ATGCACGTAAGAG TGTTGTTGGCACCTGAGATCTTTGATGgaacatctaaggaagatgatTTCGTACCATACCGGCTGGTACCATTGGCATTTTCCATTCCGGTAG TAGTTGGAGATGCTAACAACATCAGGTGCCTAGAGGGGGAGAGACAAGCGCTCCTTGAGTTCAAAAAAGGCCTCGTTGACGATTATGGCAAGCTATCTTCATGGCGGAGTGAAGATGAACATAAGAATTGTTGCAACTGGGAAGGAGTTCACTGCGACAATCAAACAGGCCATGTACTTGAGCTTGAGGTTCATGATTTGCGAGGTATGATTAGTCCTTCAATACTTGAGTTGCCTTATTTGACTTCTCTTGATCTCAGTGGTAATGATTTTAATCAAAGCCATATCCCAAAGTTCATTTGTTCTCTTAGTAACTTAACATACCTCGATCTCTCTTTGGCCAATCTCAATGGTTCATTTCCAGATCAACTTGGAAACCTTTCGCATTTGCAACAACTCTATCTTAATAgaaatgatttgaaaattaatgaaaatctCGAATGGCTCTCTCATCTATCTTCATTAGAATACCTTGACCTTAGCCACACAAATCTCAGAGCTGCCAATGATTGGCTGGAAGTTGAGTCATCTCCCAAATTTAAAAAGCTTGGTCTTGTCGACAT CATTCCAAAATTCTTGGGGGATATATGTTCTTTACGTGAATTGTATTTGTCGAACATCACTCTCAAAGGACAACTGGTTGACCTTCTCAATAATTTGCCTGGATGTGCAAAGGACTCATTAGAGATTTTGAGTTTACCATCTAATCAAATTTCAGGGTTGTGGCCCAATAATTTTGGAATATTATTTCCGTTGTTAAAAGAAATTAATCTTCGACATAACAATATAAGTGGGACTGTCCCCAAAACCATTGGAAACCTATATAACCTCAACTATTTGGCTGTCACTTCAAATTGTTTGCGGGGCGTGATCTCTGAAGCCTTTTTCTCAAATCTTTCCAAATTAAAGTATTTAGACTTATCCAAGAATTCCCTCACTTTGGAATTCAGCTCCCAGTGGGTTCCCACTTTCCAATTGAATTTCATAATCTTATGCTCTTTCAAGTTAGGGCCTAGATTTCCAAATTGGATCCAAACTCAAACGAAAATCATCATGCTTGATATCTCCGATGCTCAAATTTCAGATACCATTCCGGCAGAGTGGTTCACAGACCTGCCTCCTACATTAGCATATTTAAATCTTTCTTGCAACCAAATATATGGACGGTTACCAAATATGTTAACAAAGTTTGTGAATGATGGTCTTGCAATTGATTTGAGTGCAAACCAGATAAGGGGTCAATTACCACTTTTTCCCACTAAAGTCATGATGTTGAATCTCTCTAAAAATCGGTTTTCAGGGACAATTTCGTCTCTTTGTAAAATCAGCAGTGGGTTCTTGAGTTACCTAGACTTATCTGAGAACCGTTTATCTGGACAACTTCCTAATTGTTTTATGCATTGGCGTAAGCTG CTTGAAACATTGAGTCTGAGTAACAATAGTTTCTATGGAGATTTACCCTTGCCCATGAAAAATTGTAGTTCGTTGAGTTTTGTAGACTTGGGAAACAATAGATTCTTTGGACAAGTACCAGCTTGGATTGGGGAGAGCCTGCCACTGTTAAATATTCTTATCCTACATTCCAATAATCTCAATGGAAGTATACCATTGCATATGTGTTGGTTGAAAGATTTACATATCTTGGATCTCTCCCTAAATGATATATCTGGAACTATTCCACAATGCCTCAACAATTTCACTGCCATGACTCAGATTGGGAACTCTTCCAGTGATATCTTTCATAGATATTACTTTAAATTTGTTGATAATATGTATActaatataactttttattatgaAAGAGAATTTGTTGATAATGCGAGGCTTATGTTGAAAAGAAGGGAGTATAAGTATGATAAAATTCTTGGATTATTAAAGATCATTGAcctttcaagcaacaaattgaTTGGAAAACTTCCAGATGAAATCTCAAGTCTTTTGCAATTGGTTGGACTAAATGTTTCGAGAAACAAATTAGTTGGAGAAATCCCTCAAACAATCGGTCAAATGAAGCAGTTACAATCACTTGATTTATCAAGGAATCAGTTCTCAAGCAAAATCCCATCTAGCATGTCAGAGTTAAACTTTCTGAGCGACATCGACCTATCATACAACAACTTATCTGGGAAAATTCCTACAAGCACTCAACTCCAAAGCTTTAAAGCATCTGATTTTATTGGAAACCCGACACTTTGTGGGCCTCCGCTTATACAGAAATGTCCAGGTGAAGAAGTACCAAACCAAAGTCACCAAGCTCATTATGGCAATaaagatgatgaagatgaattTGGAAAATGGTTTTATGTCGGAAcaggatttggatttgctaTAAGTTTTTGGGGTGTTTGTGGTTCTCTGTTGTTGAACCGTTCGTGGAGACATGCCTATTTCTTATTATTGGACAACATGAAGAATTGGCTCTACGTAACAACGGCAGTGAACATAGCAAGGTTGCGGAGGAATTTTCAGAGGCAATGA